TGCCGTCCAGCGCGGACTCGGTCCAGGTGGCCGAGCTGGCGAAGCAGCTGCCGGGCGCTGACGCGACGTCAGCGCTCGTCGTCGTCCGCCGCGACGGCGGTCTGCAGGCTGGCGACACCGCGGCGCTGCAGCAGCTCTCCGGGCAGCTGGCCCAGGTCGCCGAGGGCGGCCGGGTGGCGCCACCCGTGGTCTCGCAGGACGGGACGACGGCGCTCGTCGCCGTGCCCCTGAGCACCGCCGGCGGCACCGAGGCGCTGGCGGACACCGTGAAGGACATCCGCGCCGAGGTGCGCTCGGCCACCGCCGAACTGCCAGACGGGCTCACCGCCGAGGTCACCGGCGGCGCGGCGTTCACCACCGACATCGCCGCCTCGTTCGACGGCGCGAACTTCACGCTGCTGCTCACCACGGTGCTCGTGGTGGCCGCGCTGCTGCTCGTCACGTACCGCAGCCCGGTGCTCTGGCTCGTGCCGCTGGCCGTGGTCGGCGCCTCGGCCGCTGCGGCGACGGCGCTGTTCGCGGTGGTCTCGCGCACGTTCGGCCTGGTGCTCGACCCGTCCACCGGCGGCATCGCCGACGTCCTGGTCTTCGGCGCCGGCACCAACTACGCCCTGCTCCTCATCGCCCGCTACCGCGAGGAGCTGCGGCGCGAGCCAGACCGACGCCTCGCCATGACCCGGGCCTGGCGCGGCGCCGCCCCCGCCATCGCCGCGAGCGCTGGCACGGTGGTGCTGTCGCTGCTGGCGCTGTCGTTCGCAGTGCTGGGCTCCAACCGCAGCGTCGGGCAGTTCGGCGCGCTGGGCATCGCGGTGGCGGCCCTGTTCGCGCTGTTCGTGCTGCCGTCGGCCCTGGTGCTGTGCGGGCGCGGGGTGTTCTGGCCGTTCGTGCCGAAGGTCGGCTCCGCGGAGACCTCGCTGAGCGGGCCGTGGTCGCGCGTGGGGCGGGCCGTGGTGAAGAGGCCGTGGCGCGTGGTGGCGGTCGCCGTCGCCGTCCTCGCGGTGATGGCCGCGGGGCTCTCGGGGGCGCGGCTCGGGCTCAGCCAGACCGAGCAGTTCCGGGTGCAGGCGGAGTCGGTGGACGGGCTGGAGACGCTGGCGAAGGGGTTCCCGGCGGGCGCCGCCGACCCGGCGCGGGTCATCGTGCGCAGCACGGACCCGGCGGTCGTCCAGGGCGTGGTGGATGCGGCCTCGGCCAGCGAGGGCGTGGCGTCGGCGAGCGCCGGGCGACAGGCCGCAGGCACCGGCGGGGGCACCGGTATCACCGAGGTCACCGCCGTGCTCGACGGCGACCCGGGCAGCCCTGCGGCCATCGCCACCGTGGAGCGGCTGCGCTCCGCCGTCAGCGACGTGCCGGGCGGGGCGCTGGTGGGCGGCAGCACCGCGAGCGACCTCGACGTCAAGACCGCCACCGAGCGCGACCTGCGCGTGGTGGCCCCGCTGGTGCTGCTGGTGGTCCTCGCCGTGCTCGTGGTGCTGCTGCGGGCCGTCGTCGGGCCGCTGGTGCTGGTGGCCACCGTGGTGGCGAGCTTCTTCGCCGCGCTCGGCGCCGGGAACTGGCTGGCGACGTCGGTGCTCGGCTACCCCGGGCTGGACACGGGTGTGCCGCTGCTGGCGTTCCTGTTCCTCGTCGCCCTCGGGGTGGACTACAACATCTTCCTCGTCACGCGCGTGCGCGAGGAGGTGCCGGCCCGCGGCACCCGGGAGGCCGTGGTCGTGGGCGTCTCGGTGACCGGGGCCGTCATCACCAGCGCCGGCGTGCTCCTGGCGGCGGTCTTCACCGTGCTGGGCGTGCTGCCGCTCATCACGCTGACGGAGCTGGGGATCATCGTGGGCCTGGGCGTGCTGCTGGACACTCTCCTCGTGCGGACGCTGCTGGTGCCGGCGCTCTTCACGCTGCTGGACCGGCGCGCCTGGTGGCCGGGGGCGCTGTCCCGCTCCGGCCGCCACCGCGGCGCGGCGCACACCTCCGCCCAGCGGGAGCTGGCCCCCCGCTGACCCCTCGTGATCATGGGAGTCACCAACACCGACAGCCGTGATCATGGACTCCACCACCGACCCGTCGTCGGCAACGTCCATGATCACGGCAAGTGGTGCCGGCAGGTCCCATGATCACGGTCGGGTGGCCAGGACCAGGTGCCGGTGGCAACCTAGAACCCCGTGAGCGTGAAGGACGAGGCCGCCGCAGCCGCGGACCGCGGGTTCCTGGGCCAGCCGCGGGCGCTGGCCCACCTGTTCGGCGTGGAGATGTGGGAGCGGTTCAGCTTCTACGGGATGCAGGCGATCCTCGCCTACTACCTCTACTACTCCGTCGCCGACGGCGGCCTCGGCATCCCCCAGGCGACCGCCACGAGCATCGTCGGCGCCTACGGCGGCCTGGTGTACCTCTCGACCATCGTCGGCGGCTGGGTCTCCGACCGGCTGGCCGGGCGCGAGCGCGTGCTCTTCTGGAGCGCGAGCGTGGTCATGGCCGGGCACATCGCCCTCGCGGTGCTGCCCGGCCTGGCCGGCGTGGGCGTCGGCCTGGTGCTCGTGGCGCTCGGCAGCGGCGGGGTCAAGGCGACGGCGACGGCGCTGGTCGGCACCCTCTACGCCGAGGGCGACACCCGCCGTGACGCCGGGTTCTCGCTGTTCTACCTGGGCATCAACGTCGGCGCTCTCATCGGCCCGCTGCTGACCGGCCTCGCGCAGAGCGAGGTCGGGTTCCACGTCGGGTTCGGGCTGGCGGCCATCGGCATGGCGCTCGGACTCACGCAGTACGCCGTCGGCCGGCGGGGCCTGCGCGGCGGGGAGGCCTCCCGCGTGCCGGACCCGCTCCCCGCCGCGCAGCGGCTGCGGTGGGCGCTGGTCGCGGTCGCCGTCGTCGTCGTCATCGCGGTGGCGGGCCTCCTCGGCCTGCTGCCGCTGGCCGGGCTCGCCACCATCGTCGCCGGGACCTGCGCCGTCGCGTCGGTGGCGTACTTCGCGTTCCTGCTCCGCAGCTCCCGCATCGACGCCGTGGAACGGCGCCGGGTGCTCGCCTTCATCCCGATGTTCATCGCCTCGGTGGCGTTCTGGTCGCTCTACCAGCAGCAGTCGACGGTGGTCGCGCTGTTCGCCGACTCCCAGCTCGACCGGTCGCTGTTCGGCTGGACCGTGCCGGCCTCCTGGGTGCAGTCGATCAACCCGGTCTTCATCATCGTGCTGTCGGGCGTCTTCGCCGCCCTGTGGACGCGGCTCGGCTCGCGCCAGCCGTCCGCGCCGGTGAAGTTCGCCGCGGGCGTGGGCGTCATGGGCGTGGCGTTCCTGCTGTTCCTGCCGATGTCCGACCCAGCGCCGCACAGCGCGCCGCTGCTCGGGCTGGTCGGGGTGCTGCTGGCGTTCACCGTGGCGGAGCTGCTGCTCTCGCCGGTCGGGCTGTCGCTGTCCACCAAGCTCGCGCCGAAGGCGTTCCCCACCCAGATGGTGGCGCTGTGGTTCCTGTCCACCGCGCTCGGGTCGGCGCTGGCCGGCGTGTTCGCGGGGAACTGGACCCCCGAGGGGCAGGCCGGGTACTTCAGCGTGCTGGGCCTCGTGGCGATCGCGCTCGCCGTAGCCCTGGCGCTGGTGGCCGGGCCGATCCACCGGCTCATGAGCGGCGTCGGCTGACCGGCTCCGCTCCCCGCCGGGTCAGGCAGCGGGGATCGAGCGGTCGACCCACTCCCAGCTGACCCGGGCCGAGGCGTCCGGAGCCATGGACGCCTTGTCGACCTCGATGACCACCCAGCCGCCGAAATCCCCCGGCAGCGCTGCCAGCACAGCGTCGAGGTCGATCTGCCCGAGTCCCGGCTCGAGGAAGATGCCGCTGTCGGCGGCCTTCCGGTACGGGGTGGGCGTGGCGCGGCTGGCCGCGGCCACCCCCAGGTCGAGGTCCTTGAGGTGCAGGTCGAGCAGGCGGTCGGCGTGCCGGCGCAGCATCGCCGCGGCGTCGATCCCCGCCCACTCCAGGTGCCCCACGTCGAAGGACGCCCCCAGCAGGTCCGCGGGGATCGCGGCGAGCACCTGCTCGATCTCGTCCTCGGTCTCCACCCAGGTGCCCACGTGGTTGTGCAGCCCCGGCCGCACCCCTTCGGCCACGAGCACCTCACAGGCCTGCCCGAGGACGTCGATGACCTCGTCCAGCCGGGCCTGGTCGAAGTCCAGACCCGTGGCCGCACCCACCTCGGTGCGCGGGTGCTTCGGCCCCCACGCCACCTCCGGCGCGATGAAGACGCTCTCCAGCCCGAAGTACGCCGACTCCTCCGCGCGGCGACGCACACCGTCGAACCAGTGGACCCGTTCTGCCGAGCCGGGAGCCAGGCGCACGTCGTGGTCGGACGGGATGCCGATCTGCGCATATCCCGGAGCCAGCGCCAGCCCGGACTCGCGGACCATCAGCGCGTAGTCCTGCAGGGTCTGGGTGGCCAGCACCTCCATCATCACCGCCCCGAACCCGGCGTCCCTGATCTCGGCGAGGACGCCGGGATAGTCGGCCCGGAAGTCGGGGTCGGCGTAGCGCCACAGGTCGGGGCTGTCCGGGTCGGAGGGGTCGGCCTTGACGTTGATCCACTGGATGGCGTTGAGGGCGACGCGGTCGCGGGTCAGACGGGGCACGCCCACCAGCCTCTCCCGCGCGGCTCGGTGGTGGGAAGCCCCGCGCCGCACCGGACCGCGCCAGGGTGCCGCCGGATGGCCGTGGTCCACCGGCTCGCCTCGCGCAACCACCGCCAGGGCGGCGGCGGGCCGTTCGCCGCGCTCGTCGTCCGCAGCGACACGGGCGAGGTGGTGAGCGCCGGTGTGGACGTGGTGCTCGGTACGGGCATCTCCTCCGGGCACGCCGAGGTGGTGGTGCTGGGGCTGGCGCAGACGGCCACCGGCACGTGGGACCTCGGCGGCCCCGGACAGCCCGAGCACGAGCTCGTCGTCAGCTGGCGGCCGTGCGTCCAGTGCTGCGGAGCCGCGATGTGGTCGGGCGTGCGGCGCCTCGTGGTGGCCGGTCGGGGGCCGGTCGGGGGCCGGAGCTGGAGGAGATCACCGGCTTCGACGAGGGGCCGCTCGGCGCCGACTGGGCGGAGCAGTTCGAGGCCCGGGGCGTCACCGTGGTGACGGACGTGCTGCGCGAGGAGGCGCTGGCCGTCTACCGCGAGTACCGCGCGGAGGCCGACGGCGGGCGGGCGCTGGTCTAGAACACCCGCCGGCCGTCGGCCCCGTCGTCGTCCTGATCTCCGGTCCCGGCCCGGTTCCAGGACCCGGAGCAGCGTCCACGACCACGGACGGGGACGGTCAGGGGACGAGCGACCCCGCGGCGGTGAACAGGCGGTACCACTCCTGGCGGCTCAGGCGGACGTCAGAGCCGGCCACCGCCTCGCGCACGCGCTCCGGCTTGGTGGTGCCCAGCACCACCTGGATGTCGGCCGGGTGCCGGGTGATCCAGGCCGTGGCGATGCCCGTTGGGGTGACGCCGTGGGCGTCGGCCAGCTCGTCCAGGACGTCGTTGAGGTCGGCGTACTTCTCGCGGTCACCCAGGAAGACGCCCGTGAAGAAGCCGCCCTGGAACGGCGACCACGCCTGCAGCGTCGTGCCGTGGATCCGGGCGTGCTCGAGCATCCCGCCGTCGCGGTGCACCGACTGCTCCAGGCCCTCCATGTTCGAGGCCACGCCGGTGGAGATGAGTGAGGAGTGGGTGATGCTCAGCTGCACCTGGTTGACCTCCAGCGGCTGGCGCACGGCGGTCTTGAGCAGCTCCTGCTGGTAGGGCGTGTGGTTGGACACCCCGAAGCGGCGGACCTTGCCCGCGGCCTCGAGCTGGTCGAAGGCGGCAGCCACCTCCTCGGGCTCCACGAGGGCGTCGGGGCGGTGCAGCAGCAACAGGTCGAGGTGGTCGGTCTGCAGGGCCCTGAGCGAGGCGTCCACCGAGCTGACGATGTGCTCGGTGGAGAAGTCGAAGAAGCCGTCGCGGATGCCGCACTTGGACTGGATGAGCACGCGCTCGCGCTCGGAGGGCGTGAGCTTCACCGCCTCGGCGAAGCGGCGCTCGCAGAGGTGGTCGCCGCCGTAGACGTCGGCGTGGTCGAGCACGGTGACGCCCTCGTCGAGGGCGGTGCGCACGAGGGCGTCGATGGCCGCATCGTCGAGGGAGTCGATGCGCATGAGGCCGAGCACGATGCTGCTGACCTCGAGGCCGGTGCGGCCGAGCTGCTGGGTCTTCACCGGACCCATCCTGTCGCCCGCGCGCGCACCGGCCACCGGGGACCGTCAGGCCGGGGTGCCGCCCTGCCCCGGCTGCTGCAGCGGAGCCGGCGGGTAGCTCTGCCCGTACCCCTGCTGCGGCGGAGCCGGCGGGTAGCTCTGCCCGTACGCCGGCTGCTCGTAGCCCTTCTGCCCGTACCCGGGAGGGGTCCACTGGCCGCCCTTGGGCGAGGGCCCGAAGCGGTTGGGGCCCGGCTGTCCGTCCTGGCACGCCCAGACGATGACGAGGATCCAGCCCACCACCGGGATGAGCCCGATGAGGTACTTGGCGCCGTGCCGGTCCGTGTCGTGCATGCGCCGCCAGCCGAGGGCGAGGGTGGGCACGAGGAGCGCCAGGCTCGCGATCGCGTTGAGGGGCCCGGTGTCGTCGGAGCGGGTGCCGAACAGGGCCGTGTCGAGCGTCGAGGTGACGATGCCGACGACCACGGTGAACAGCACGAACCACCAGAACTCCGAACGGCGGGCGCGGCCCCGGAAGGTGGCGTACTGGCGGAAGGCGCTGGCGACGGCGTCGCGAGGGCTCACGGGGCTCCTCTGCTGGGGGTGGTCACTTGCCTGCCCCTGCAGCATGGCGCCCCCCGGCTGCGGCCGACCAGCACCACGCCGCTGATCGGTGGTGACGGCATCGACCGCCGTGCGGGGTCAGCACCCGTCCGGCCGCTCGCCACCCGTCCGACCGCTCGCCGCAGCGGTGACCTCGCGGCGCTGTCGGAGGGCGGCCCTACTCTGCGGCGCGTGCCCCAGACCTGGAGCGTCGAGCAGGTGCTCGCCCTGGCCCCGGACCCCAGCAGCGCTGCCGCGGGCCGCAAGCAGGCCTCCCCGCGGGCCTGGACGCAGACCGGCCACAGGGCCGGCCAGCCGCACGGGGCGGCCCTGTGGGGGCTGTGCCAGGGCAGCGGCAAGACCCCGTACCAGACCGTGGTCGACCTCTCCGGCGTCGACGGTCCCGCCTTCCGCTGCTCCTGCCCCTCGCGCAAGTTCCCGTGCAAGCACGCCCTCGGGCTGCTCCTGCTGTG
This portion of the Quadrisphaera setariae genome encodes:
- a CDS encoding MMPL family transporter — translated: MQAPVGRRSAWASVVLGLLVVVGLLAFAPSPDRGNGVSAGLPSSADSVQVAELAKQLPGADATSALVVVRRDGGLQAGDTAALQQLSGQLAQVAEGGRVAPPVVSQDGTTALVAVPLSTAGGTEALADTVKDIRAEVRSATAELPDGLTAEVTGGAAFTTDIAASFDGANFTLLLTTVLVVAALLLVTYRSPVLWLVPLAVVGASAAAATALFAVVSRTFGLVLDPSTGGIADVLVFGAGTNYALLLIARYREELRREPDRRLAMTRAWRGAAPAIAASAGTVVLSLLALSFAVLGSNRSVGQFGALGIAVAALFALFVLPSALVLCGRGVFWPFVPKVGSAETSLSGPWSRVGRAVVKRPWRVVAVAVAVLAVMAAGLSGARLGLSQTEQFRVQAESVDGLETLAKGFPAGAADPARVIVRSTDPAVVQGVVDAASASEGVASASAGRQAAGTGGGTGITEVTAVLDGDPGSPAAIATVERLRSAVSDVPGGALVGGSTASDLDVKTATERDLRVVAPLVLLVVLAVLVVLLRAVVGPLVLVATVVASFFAALGAGNWLATSVLGYPGLDTGVPLLAFLFLVALGVDYNIFLVTRVREEVPARGTREAVVVGVSVTGAVITSAGVLLAAVFTVLGVLPLITLTELGIIVGLGVLLDTLLVRTLLVPALFTLLDRRAWWPGALSRSGRHRGAAHTSAQRELAPR
- a CDS encoding peptide MFS transporter, with amino-acid sequence MWERFSFYGMQAILAYYLYYSVADGGLGIPQATATSIVGAYGGLVYLSTIVGGWVSDRLAGRERVLFWSASVVMAGHIALAVLPGLAGVGVGLVLVALGSGGVKATATALVGTLYAEGDTRRDAGFSLFYLGINVGALIGPLLTGLAQSEVGFHVGFGLAAIGMALGLTQYAVGRRGLRGGEASRVPDPLPAAQRLRWALVAVAVVVVIAVAGLLGLLPLAGLATIVAGTCAVASVAYFAFLLRSSRIDAVERRRVLAFIPMFIASVAFWSLYQQQSTVVALFADSQLDRSLFGWTVPASWVQSINPVFIIVLSGVFAALWTRLGSRQPSAPVKFAAGVGVMGVAFLLFLPMSDPAPHSAPLLGLVGVLLAFTVAELLLSPVGLSLSTKLAPKAFPTQMVALWFLSTALGSALAGVFAGNWTPEGQAGYFSVLGLVAIALAVALALVAGPIHRLMSGVG
- a CDS encoding sugar phosphate isomerase/epimerase family protein; translated protein: MPRLTRDRVALNAIQWINVKADPSDPDSPDLWRYADPDFRADYPGVLAEIRDAGFGAVMMEVLATQTLQDYALMVRESGLALAPGYAQIGIPSDHDVRLAPGSAERVHWFDGVRRRAEESAYFGLESVFIAPEVAWGPKHPRTEVGAATGLDFDQARLDEVIDVLGQACEVLVAEGVRPGLHNHVGTWVETEDEIEQVLAAIPADLLGASFDVGHLEWAGIDAAAMLRRHADRLLDLHLKDLDLGVAAASRATPTPYRKAADSGIFLEPGLGQIDLDAVLAALPGDFGGWVVIEVDKASMAPDASARVSWEWVDRSIPAA
- a CDS encoding aldo/keto reductase, whose amino-acid sequence is MKTQQLGRTGLEVSSIVLGLMRIDSLDDAAIDALVRTALDEGVTVLDHADVYGGDHLCERRFAEAVKLTPSERERVLIQSKCGIRDGFFDFSTEHIVSSVDASLRALQTDHLDLLLLHRPDALVEPEEVAAAFDQLEAAGKVRRFGVSNHTPYQQELLKTAVRQPLEVNQVQLSITHSSLISTGVASNMEGLEQSVHRDGGMLEHARIHGTTLQAWSPFQGGFFTGVFLGDREKYADLNDVLDELADAHGVTPTGIATAWITRHPADIQVVLGTTKPERVREAVAGSDVRLSRQEWYRLFTAAGSLVP
- a CDS encoding DUF805 domain-containing protein, whose translation is MSPRDAVASAFRQYATFRGRARRSEFWWFVLFTVVVGIVTSTLDTALFGTRSDDTGPLNAIASLALLVPTLALGWRRMHDTDRHGAKYLIGLIPVVGWILVIVWACQDGQPGPNRFGPSPKGGQWTPPGYGQKGYEQPAYGQSYPPAPPQQGYGQSYPPAPLQQPGQGGTPA